The Desertibacillus haloalkaliphilus genome includes a window with the following:
- a CDS encoding DUF421 domain-containing protein produces the protein MAFIWEAILMVFCGFLLLRVSGRKSIAQMTITTTIVMISIGAIIVQPIIEDSVIKTIITIAIFIGILVLIEYLQMKFNTLEKLFTGKAISVIENGQVNTKNLKKIRLTIDKLEMQIRQNGISSIDDIKNATIEPNGQLGYELMPDARPLTVGEFKKLMGSLQPPSPDNTRSLFHEVQTKQHPTPNKNKFK, from the coding sequence ATGGCTTTTATTTGGGAAGCGATTCTTATGGTGTTTTGCGGGTTCCTCCTATTGAGGGTATCTGGACGGAAATCAATCGCACAAATGACCATTACTACAACCATCGTTATGATTTCAATTGGGGCTATTATTGTACAGCCAATTATTGAAGATAGTGTTATAAAAACAATTATAACCATTGCCATTTTTATTGGCATTCTTGTTTTGATTGAATACCTCCAAATGAAATTTAATACCCTTGAAAAACTCTTTACCGGAAAAGCGATATCCGTGATTGAAAATGGGCAAGTAAATACAAAAAACTTAAAAAAAATCCGCTTAACGATCGATAAACTAGAAATGCAAATTCGTCAAAATGGCATTTCAAGTATCGATGACATTAAAAATGCAACAATTGAACCAAATGGTCAATTAGGCTATGAACTTATGCCTGACGCTCGCCCATTAACAGTCGGGGAATTTAAAAAGCTAATGGGATCGTTGCAGCCACCTTCACCAGATAACACTAGAAGCCTTTTCCATGAGGTTCAAACGAAACAACATCCTACACCAAACAAAAATAAATTTAAGTAA
- a CDS encoding glycine betaine ABC transporter substrate-binding protein yields MKKILQLSLLALILAVVAACGATEEGNTDSSSGDTTITFGVTPWSSTVPPTQVAKLILEDMGYSVEEVSADAGGVYAGLSRGDLDVFMDAWLPDMHKNYMEQFGDKLSSISVSYPDGDIGWVVPTYLEDINTVEDLIGIEDQFGNEFYGIEEGAGATMTSRELIEDYGLDMDHVSSSEGGMLAQASRQMANEEPVVFFGWRPHPMFVNYDLKVLEDTKGYFVASEVHVIANNDLEERAPDAYQFLSNWNIDVSDVEQMIIDIEDGMAPEEVAQAWIDENQDHVAEMIGE; encoded by the coding sequence GTGAAAAAGATATTACAATTATCATTATTAGCTTTAATTTTAGCCGTAGTGGCTGCTTGTGGTGCGACTGAGGAAGGGAACACCGATTCAAGTAGTGGAGATACTACGATTACATTTGGTGTTACACCATGGTCAAGTACTGTACCTCCAACTCAAGTAGCGAAGTTAATTTTAGAGGATATGGGTTACTCAGTTGAAGAAGTAAGTGCAGATGCAGGCGGTGTTTATGCTGGTTTGTCACGTGGAGATTTAGATGTGTTTATGGATGCATGGTTACCGGATATGCATAAGAATTATATGGAACAATTTGGGGATAAGCTTTCAAGTATTTCAGTAAGTTATCCTGATGGAGATATTGGTTGGGTTGTTCCAACATATCTCGAAGACATTAATACAGTTGAAGATTTGATCGGTATTGAAGATCAATTTGGCAATGAGTTTTATGGTATTGAAGAAGGTGCAGGTGCAACGATGACATCACGTGAACTGATTGAAGATTACGGTCTTGACATGGACCATGTCTCTTCAAGTGAAGGTGGAATGCTTGCACAAGCGTCTCGCCAGATGGCAAATGAAGAACCAGTTGTCTTTTTCGGATGGCGTCCACACCCAATGTTTGTCAACTATGACCTAAAAGTATTAGAAGACACAAAAGGGTATTTCGTTGCTTCAGAAGTACATGTCATTGCAAATAATGATCTAGAGGAAAGAGCCCCAGATGCTTATCAATTCTTAAGCAATTGGAACATTGATGTTAGTGATGTTGAACAAATGATCATTGACATTGAAGACGGTATGGCACCTGAAGAGGTTGCACAAGCATGGATTGATGAAAATCAAGATCATGTAGCTGAGATGATTGGTGAATAA
- a CDS encoding ABC transporter permease has protein sequence MNYFDLPLEQWTNTFVNEWLIPVLGGFFDVISAIIGFFIGGVESILTWVPAEVITVILILLAWKFASRGIAIFTLFGCLYLGSVNLWADAMQTLAIVLVATIFSILVGIPLGILSAKYKKVDQLLRPVLDFMQTLPSFVYLIPAILLFGLGGVPAVISTFVFATPPAVRMTTLGIKQVSEELIEASHAFGATSKQMLLKVQLPLAVPTIMAGVNQTIMLALSMAVIASMIGAPGLGSTVLAGISSVNVGLGLTGGLGIVVLAIILDRITQGVGQKA, from the coding sequence ATGAATTATTTCGATTTACCTCTTGAACAATGGACGAATACTTTTGTTAATGAATGGTTAATTCCAGTATTAGGTGGATTCTTTGATGTGATCAGTGCCATTATTGGCTTTTTCATCGGCGGGGTTGAATCGATTTTAACATGGGTTCCTGCTGAGGTGATTACAGTCATTTTAATTTTACTAGCTTGGAAGTTTGCTAGTCGAGGGATCGCCATCTTTACCTTATTTGGTTGCTTGTACTTGGGGTCAGTCAATTTATGGGCTGATGCGATGCAAACATTAGCGATTGTGTTAGTCGCGACGATCTTTTCAATCCTAGTCGGTATTCCACTCGGGATCTTAAGTGCAAAATATAAAAAAGTTGACCAATTGTTACGCCCAGTACTTGATTTCATGCAAACATTACCTAGTTTCGTCTATTTAATTCCTGCGATTCTACTATTTGGTCTCGGTGGTGTTCCTGCGGTGATTTCAACCTTTGTCTTTGCAACACCACCAGCTGTACGGATGACGACACTTGGGATTAAACAAGTATCTGAAGAATTGATTGAAGCGTCACATGCATTTGGAGCAACATCGAAACAAATGCTCTTGAAAGTCCAATTACCGCTTGCGGTTCCGACGATTATGGCAGGGGTCAATCAGACGATCATGCTGGCGTTATCCATGGCAGTTATTGCTTCAATGATTGGGGCACCTGGACTAGGTTCAACGGTTCTTGCTGGAATTTCTAGTGTGAATGTTGGGCTTGGATTAACAGGTGGATTAGGAATCGTTGTGTTAGCCATCATTTTAGACCGAATTACACAAGGTGTAGGACAAAAAGCATAA